The following are encoded together in the Montipora capricornis isolate CH-2021 chromosome 5, ASM3666992v2, whole genome shotgun sequence genome:
- the LOC138050194 gene encoding integrase/recombinase xerD homolog, with product MDPCLQGLASRLQKSVLSARAPSTTSTYHRAFKRWKDFAVSNFKGNYLPANPIHVAVYLQHVLESTKSCSSVDSAFYAINWAHEIAGMASPTDNQVVSRVREAAKRILGAGRPNRKEPLSTDVLKDIVEGADLSNILHLRNVCLYVLAYAGFFRSEEVLNIRMNHIHFHEGCMIIKVEKSKTDQLRQGDQVVIAQSGGSVCPVFLLKTYLRKLDIDPHSNEFIFRPLVKTKSSYKLTQKNKPISYTTFRDQLAKSLQNVVPDPSVYGTHSFRSGGASRAANNGVNDRLFQKHGRWKSVPAKNGYIKDDISSRLSVSKSLGL from the coding sequence ATGGATCCATGTCTGCAGGGCTTGGCCTCTAGGCTTCAGAAGTCTGTCTTGTCAGCGAGGGCGCCATCTACTACTAGCACTTATCATCGAGCGTTCAAGAGATGGAAAGACTTTGCTGTCAGCAATTTCAAGGGCAATTATCTCCCTGCTAATCCTATTCACGTAGCAGTTTATTTACAGCATGTGCTAGAATCTACCAAATCCTGTAGTTCTGTTGATAGCGCGTTTTATGCCATTAATTGGGCCCACGAGATAGCGGGTATGGCCTCTCCTACCGATAATCAAGTAGTTTCTAGAGTTCGTGAAGCCGCCAAGAGAATTTTAGGCGCTGGGAGACCCAATAGGAAGGAGCCCCTTTCCACTGATGTCTTAAAGGACATTGTGGAAGGTGCGGACTTGTCAAACATTCTGCACCTTAGAAATGTATGTCTATATGTGTTAGCTTATGCGGGGTTTTTTAGATCCGAGGAGGTTCTTAATATCAGAATGAATCACATTCATTTCCACGAAGGGTGCATGATTATCAAAGTAGAAAAAAGTAAGACCGACCAGCTTCGACAAGGCGATCAGGTTGTTATTGCTCAATCAGGGGGTAGCGTCTGTCCGGTTTTCTTATTGAAAACCTACCTTAGGAAATTAGATATTGACCCCCACTCCAATGAATTTATTTTCCGACCGTTGGTTAAAACTAAGTCCTCCTACAAGTTGACTCAGAAGAATAAGCCTATTTCCTATACAACGTTTAGGGATCAGTTAGCGAAAAGCCTACAGAACGTAGTTCCTGATCCCTCTGTTTATGGGACTCATTCCTTTCGGTCAGGTGGAGCCTCTAGGGCCGCCAACAATGGGGTTAATGATAGGCTTTTCCAGAAACATGGAAGATGGAAGAGTGTTCCAGCTAAGAATGGTTACATCAAGGACGACATTTCTTCACGACTTTCAGTCTCGAAGTCTTTGGGGCTTTAG
- the LOC138048802 gene encoding tubulin beta-4B chain-like, with protein sequence MREIVHLQAGQCGNQIGAKFWEVISDEHGIDPTGSYNGDSQVQLNKVDVYYNEATGGKYVPRAVLVDLEPGTMDSVRAGMYGQLFRPDNFVFGQSGAGNNWAKGHYTEGAELVESVLDVVRKETENCDCIQGFQLTHSLGGGTGSGMGTLLISKIREEYPDRIMNSFSVVPSPKVSDTVVEPYNATLSVHQLVENTDETYCIDNEALYDICFRTLKLANPTYGDLNHLVSATMSGVTTCLRFPGQLNADLRKLAVNMVPFPRLHFFMPGFAPLTSRGSQQYRALTVPELTQQMFDAKNMMAACDPRHGRYLTVAAVFRGKMSMKEVDEQMLNVQNKNSTYFVEWIPNNVKTAVCDIPPRGLRMSSTFIGNSTAIQELFKRIGEQFTAMFKRKAFLHWYTGEGMDEMEFTEAESNMNDLVSEYQQYQDATAEEEGEYDDEDEAEGEAD encoded by the exons ATGAGGGAAATAGTACATTTGCAAGCTGGGCAGTGTGGAAATCAGATTGGAGCGAAG TTTTGGGAGGTGATTTCAGACGAGCACGGCATCGATCCAACTGGGTCCTATAATGGCGATTCACAAGTTCAACTCAACAAAGTCGACGTTTATTACAACGAAGCAACAG gGGGGAAGTATGTTCCAAGAGCAGTACTTGTGGATTTGGAGCCAGGTACAATGGATTCAGTCCGGGCTGGCATGTACGGACAGTTATTCCGCCCAGACAACTTTGTGTTTG GTCAAAGCGGCGCAGGGAATAACTGGGCCAAGGGCCATTACACTGAAGGGGCCGAGCTGGTGGAGTCAGTTCTGGACGTGGTCCGCAAGGAGACTGAAAACTGCGACTGCATTCAGGGATTTCAGCTGACTCACTCATTAGGAGGAGGGACTGGGTCTGGTATGGGCACCTTGCTGATTTCTAAGATACGCGAGGAGTACCCTGATAGGATCATGAACTCGTTCAGCGTGGTTCCCTCGCCAAAG GTCTCTGACACCGTCGTGGAGCCATACAACGCTACTTTGTCAGTTCATCAGCTAGTCGAAAACACCGATGAAACCTATTGCATCGACAACGAGGCTCTGTATGACATCTGTTTCAGGACACTCAAGTTGGCCAACCCCACATACGGGGACTTGAATCATCTGGTTTCCGCCACTATGAGTGGCGTGACTACGTGCCTGCGTTTTCCTGGTCAG CTAAATGCCGACTTGAGAAAACTAGCTGTAAACATGGTCCCATTTCCCCGCCTTCATTTCTTCATGCCTGGCTTTGCGCCGCTGACCAGCCGCGGCTCACAGCAGTATCGCGCGTTGACAGTACCAGAGCTGACGCAACAAATGTTCGATGCAAAGAACATGATGGCGGCCTGTGATCCGAGGCACGGCCGCTATCTTACTGTGGCAGCGGTATTCCGCGGAAAAATGTCAATGAAGGAGGTGGATGAGCAAATGTTGAatgttcaaaacaaaaacag TACCTACTTTGTGGAGTGGATTCCCAACAACGTCAAGACCGCTGTTTGTGACATCCCTCCCCGCGGGCTTAGAATGTCTTCGACTTTCATTGGTAATAGTACCGCCATCCAAGAGCTGTTTAAGAGAATCGGCGAGCAGTTTACTGCTATGTTCAAGAGAAAAGCTTTCTTGCACTGGTACACAGGAGAGGGAATGGACGAGATGGAATTCACTGAG GCCGAGTCCAATATGAATGACCTGGTGTCCGAGTACCAACAGTACCAGGACGCCACGGCCGAGGAAGAAGGAGAATACGATGACGAAGACGAAGCTGAAGGCGAAGCTGATTAG